The Ovis aries strain OAR_USU_Benz2616 breed Rambouillet chromosome 11, ARS-UI_Ramb_v3.0, whole genome shotgun sequence genome window below encodes:
- the FAM222B gene encoding protein FAM222B isoform X1, whose amino-acid sequence MLACLPGPGDLSFQLLSHTQMNTGLQKWDTTQKMRTAHYPTPAELDAYAKKVANNPLTIKIFPNSVKVPQRKHVRRTVNGLDTSAQRYSPYPTQAATRAGLLAIVKVPAKSILKDFDGTRARLLPEAIMNPPVAPYATVAPSTLAHPQAQALARQQALQHAQTLAHAPPQALQHPQGIPPPQALSHPQSLQQPQGLGHPQPMAQTQGLVHPQALSHQGLQHPPTPLLHGGRKMPDSDAPPNVTVSTSTIPLSMAATLQHSQPPDLSSIVHQINQFCQTRAGVSTTSVCEGQIANPSPISRSLLINASTRVSTHSVPTPMPSCVVNPMEHTHAASAALPTAGPVNLPAGLSRAPTGYPSDLKPVAWNQHQLAHLQQMCGEAGGTPAPGLTGKHAAGRELAGPGLVGKAPAYPQELCLAQSFHLKPPLEKPTPSPPVNGPAAPLAYPNGHYFQPLWNNILPTPNSDSSGSQDPAVPFHGGQPAGAPLDCAAVAAGAHFRAGTGGGPVASQNSLIQTVDYLSGDFQQACFREQSLAMLTKAHRAPGTRAPDPTDSRSLHIQHPGYR is encoded by the exons ATGCTAGCCTGTCTACCAGGGCCAGGTGACCTGTCCTTTCAGCTTCTTTCTCACACGCAGATGAACACTGGACTTCAGAAAT gGGACACTACACAGAAAATGAGAACTGCTCACTACCCCACCCCAGCCGAATTGGACGCGTATGCTAAGAAGGTCGCAAACAACCCACTGACTATAAAAATCTTCCCCAACAGTGTGAAGGTTCCCCAGCGGAAACACGTTCGTCGTACTGTGAACGGCCTGGACACATCGGCCCAGCGCTACAGCCCCTACCCGACTCAGGCTGCCACCAGGGCAGGCCTGCTGGCCATTGTCAAAGTGCCAGCCAAAAGCATACTCAAGGACTTTGACGGCACCCGAGCCCGGTTGCTCCCCGAGGCCATCATGAACCCCCCAGTGGCGCCCTATGCTACTGTGGCACCCAGCACTTTAGcccacccccaggcccaggcTCTGGCCCGCCAGCAGGCCCTGCAGCACGCACAGACCCTGGCCCACGCCCCTCCCCAGGCGCTGCAGCACCCTCAGGGTATCCCGCCACCCCAGGCGCTGTCCCATCCCCAGAGCCTCCAACAGCCTCAGGGCCTGGGCCACCCTCAGCCCATGGCTCAGACCCAGGGCTTGGTCCACCCTCAGGCCCTCTCTCACCAGGGTCTCCAGCACCCCCCCACTCCCTTGCTGCATGGAGGCCGGAAGATGCCAGACTCAGATGCCCCCCCAAATGTGACTGTGTCTACCTCAACTATCCCCCTTTCAATGGCGGCCACCCTGCAGCACAGCCAGCCCCCGGACCTGAGCAGCATCGTGCACCAGATCAACCAGTTTTGCCAGACGCGGGCGGGCGTCAGCACTACCTCAGTGTGTGAGGGCCAGATCGCCAACCCCAGCCCCATTAGTCGCAGTCTGCTCATCAATGCAAGCACTCGGGTGTCGACCCACAGCGTCCCCACACCAATGCCTTCATGTGTGGTCAATCCCATGGAGCACACCCACGCGGCCAGCGCCGCGCTGCCCACTGCAGGCCCCGTCAACCTGCCCGCGGGCCTCTCGCGTGCCCCCACTGGCTACCCTAGCGACCTCAAGCCAGTCGCCTGGAACCAGCACCAGCTGGCCCACCTGCAGCAGATGTGCGGTGAGGCCGGTGGGACGCCGGCCCCTGGCCTGACAGGCAAGCATGCGGCAGGACGCGAGTTGGCAGGGCCTGGCTTGGTGGGCAAGGCCCCTGCCTACCCGCAGGAACTCTGCCTGGCACAGTCTTTCCATCTGAAGCCACCCCTGGAGAAGCCAACCCCGTCCCCACCCGTCAACGGCCCGGCCGCCCCGCTGGCCTACCCCAATGGCCACTACTTCCAGCCCCTGTGGAACAACATTCTGCCCACTCCCAATAGCGACAGCTCGGGGTCTCAGGACCCCGCCGTGCCGTTCCACGGCGGGCAGCCCGCGGGCGCACCCCTTGACTGTGCGGCGGTGGCTGCTGGGGCCCACTTCCGGGCAGGGACTGGGGGCGGTCCAGTGGCAAGCCAGAACAGCTTGATACAAACGGTGGATTACCTAAGTGGGGATTTCCAGCAGGCCTGCTTCCGAGAACAGAGCCTGGCCATGCTGACCAAGGCCCACCGAGCCCCTGGCACCCGAGCCCCTGACCCCACAGATAGTCGAAGTCTTCATATTCAGCACCCAGGGTATAGATAG
- the FAM222B gene encoding protein FAM222B isoform X2, protein MNPPVAPYATVAPSTLAHPQAQALARQQALQHAQTLAHAPPQALQHPQGIPPPQALSHPQSLQQPQGLGHPQPMAQTQGLVHPQALSHQGLQHPPTPLLHGGRKMPDSDAPPNVTVSTSTIPLSMAATLQHSQPPDLSSIVHQINQFCQTRAGVSTTSVCEGQIANPSPISRSLLINASTRVSTHSVPTPMPSCVVNPMEHTHAASAALPTAGPVNLPAGLSRAPTGYPSDLKPVAWNQHQLAHLQQMCGEAGGTPAPGLTGKHAAGRELAGPGLVGKAPAYPQELCLAQSFHLKPPLEKPTPSPPVNGPAAPLAYPNGHYFQPLWNNILPTPNSDSSGSQDPAVPFHGGQPAGAPLDCAAVAAGAHFRAGTGGGPVASQNSLIQTVDYLSGDFQQACFREQSLAMLTKAHRAPGTRAPDPTDSRSLHIQHPGYR, encoded by the coding sequence ATGAACCCCCCAGTGGCGCCCTATGCTACTGTGGCACCCAGCACTTTAGcccacccccaggcccaggcTCTGGCCCGCCAGCAGGCCCTGCAGCACGCACAGACCCTGGCCCACGCCCCTCCCCAGGCGCTGCAGCACCCTCAGGGTATCCCGCCACCCCAGGCGCTGTCCCATCCCCAGAGCCTCCAACAGCCTCAGGGCCTGGGCCACCCTCAGCCCATGGCTCAGACCCAGGGCTTGGTCCACCCTCAGGCCCTCTCTCACCAGGGTCTCCAGCACCCCCCCACTCCCTTGCTGCATGGAGGCCGGAAGATGCCAGACTCAGATGCCCCCCCAAATGTGACTGTGTCTACCTCAACTATCCCCCTTTCAATGGCGGCCACCCTGCAGCACAGCCAGCCCCCGGACCTGAGCAGCATCGTGCACCAGATCAACCAGTTTTGCCAGACGCGGGCGGGCGTCAGCACTACCTCAGTGTGTGAGGGCCAGATCGCCAACCCCAGCCCCATTAGTCGCAGTCTGCTCATCAATGCAAGCACTCGGGTGTCGACCCACAGCGTCCCCACACCAATGCCTTCATGTGTGGTCAATCCCATGGAGCACACCCACGCGGCCAGCGCCGCGCTGCCCACTGCAGGCCCCGTCAACCTGCCCGCGGGCCTCTCGCGTGCCCCCACTGGCTACCCTAGCGACCTCAAGCCAGTCGCCTGGAACCAGCACCAGCTGGCCCACCTGCAGCAGATGTGCGGTGAGGCCGGTGGGACGCCGGCCCCTGGCCTGACAGGCAAGCATGCGGCAGGACGCGAGTTGGCAGGGCCTGGCTTGGTGGGCAAGGCCCCTGCCTACCCGCAGGAACTCTGCCTGGCACAGTCTTTCCATCTGAAGCCACCCCTGGAGAAGCCAACCCCGTCCCCACCCGTCAACGGCCCGGCCGCCCCGCTGGCCTACCCCAATGGCCACTACTTCCAGCCCCTGTGGAACAACATTCTGCCCACTCCCAATAGCGACAGCTCGGGGTCTCAGGACCCCGCCGTGCCGTTCCACGGCGGGCAGCCCGCGGGCGCACCCCTTGACTGTGCGGCGGTGGCTGCTGGGGCCCACTTCCGGGCAGGGACTGGGGGCGGTCCAGTGGCAAGCCAGAACAGCTTGATACAAACGGTGGATTACCTAAGTGGGGATTTCCAGCAGGCCTGCTTCCGAGAACAGAGCCTGGCCATGCTGACCAAGGCCCACCGAGCCCCTGGCACCCGAGCCCCTGACCCCACAGATAGTCGAAGTCTTCATATTCAGCACCCAGGGTATAGATAG